From a single Streptomyces liliifuscus genomic region:
- a CDS encoding MFS transporter translates to MATTTPTGVRGSHAKHGGATGAAEGAPMTHRQIMEALSGLLLGMFVAILSSTIVTNALPEIIGDLGGGQSAYTWVVTAALLSMTAATPLWGKLADLYSKKALVQIALVIYVLGSAAAGLSQNPGMLIACRVVQGIGVGGLSALAQIVMAAMISPRERGRYSGYLGATFAVATVGGPLLGGVITDTSWLGWRWCFYVGVPFAVIALIVLQKTLHLPVVKRDVKVDWGGAFLISAAVSLLLVWVTFAGDKYEWVSWQTYAMVGGAVALGLLFVLVESKAKEPIIPLRLFRNRTITLSSLASLFVGVAMFSGTVFFSQYFQLARDKSPTMSGVMTIPMIGGLFISSTVSGQIITKTGKWKVWLVSGGVLITAGLGLLGTIRYDTDYWRVAVFMALLGLGIGMMMQNLVLSTQNQVAPEDLGSASSTVTFFRSLGGAIGVSALGAVMANRITDYVKDGLTGIDPKYAAAAGGSHNSSIPDMDALPAPLRTVMESAYGHGIADVFLIAGAMALIAFLVTLFIKEVPLRTSGALAQAAEAQPDVTAVAEAAPAAALSTEADERVPSWAVADTGTDNGTGAGSGAGPEGTQRLAAVATVAAGAGGASGPGPGGVAVRGYVRGAESAPVPRAAVTLISLAGRQLGRSVAQADGSYAVDAPGTGSFVLIASADGFQPQASTIVVNGEPLAYDILLSGTSGLSGTVKAAEGGKPVVGAMVIVTDVRGDVLATGTTGEQGEFAFAELVPGAVTVAVNAAGHRPRALPVEVGGTGVTRIEVALTAGAQLQGVVRAPGGPLGDARVTLVDAAGNVVGTATTGADGAYAFADLDSGEYTVIATGYPPVATALTVNGGGVDGHDIELAHPGE, encoded by the coding sequence ATGGCAACGACCACACCAACCGGTGTGCGGGGCTCACACGCCAAGCACGGAGGTGCCACAGGCGCCGCCGAAGGCGCTCCGATGACGCACCGGCAGATCATGGAGGCCCTCTCCGGCCTGCTGCTCGGCATGTTCGTCGCGATCCTGTCGTCGACGATCGTCACCAACGCCCTGCCCGAGATCATCGGCGACCTGGGCGGCGGCCAGTCCGCCTACACCTGGGTCGTCACCGCCGCACTGCTGTCGATGACCGCGGCGACGCCCCTGTGGGGCAAGCTCGCCGACCTGTACAGCAAGAAGGCGCTCGTCCAGATAGCGCTCGTCATCTACGTCCTCGGATCGGCCGCCGCGGGCCTCTCGCAGAACCCCGGCATGCTGATCGCCTGCCGCGTGGTGCAGGGCATCGGCGTGGGCGGTCTGTCCGCCCTCGCGCAGATCGTGATGGCGGCGATGATCTCCCCGCGCGAGCGCGGCCGGTACTCCGGCTACCTCGGCGCCACGTTCGCAGTCGCGACCGTCGGCGGCCCGCTGCTCGGCGGTGTCATCACCGACACCAGCTGGCTCGGCTGGCGCTGGTGCTTCTACGTCGGTGTGCCGTTCGCGGTCATCGCGCTGATCGTGCTGCAGAAGACCCTGCACCTGCCCGTCGTGAAGCGGGACGTGAAGGTCGACTGGGGCGGCGCGTTCCTGATCTCCGCCGCGGTCTCGCTGCTGCTGGTCTGGGTCACCTTCGCGGGTGACAAGTACGAGTGGGTGTCGTGGCAGACGTACGCCATGGTCGGTGGTGCCGTCGCCCTGGGGCTGCTGTTCGTGCTCGTCGAATCCAAGGCCAAGGAACCGATCATCCCGCTGCGGCTCTTCCGCAACCGGACCATCACCCTCTCCTCCCTCGCCTCGCTCTTCGTGGGTGTCGCGATGTTCTCCGGCACGGTCTTCTTCAGCCAGTACTTCCAGCTGGCGCGGGACAAGTCCCCGACCATGTCGGGTGTCATGACGATCCCGATGATCGGTGGCCTGTTCATCTCCTCCACCGTCTCCGGGCAGATCATCACCAAGACGGGCAAGTGGAAGGTCTGGCTGGTCAGCGGCGGTGTCCTGATCACCGCGGGGCTCGGTCTGCTGGGCACCATCCGGTACGACACGGACTACTGGCGGGTGGCCGTCTTCATGGCGCTGCTGGGTCTCGGCATCGGCATGATGATGCAGAACCTGGTGCTGTCCACGCAGAACCAGGTGGCGCCGGAGGACCTCGGCTCGGCCAGCTCCACGGTGACCTTCTTCCGCTCCCTCGGCGGTGCGATCGGCGTCTCCGCGCTGGGTGCGGTGATGGCCAACCGGATCACCGACTACGTCAAGGACGGTCTGACCGGGATCGACCCCAAGTACGCGGCGGCTGCGGGCGGTTCGCACAACAGCAGCATCCCGGACATGGACGCGCTGCCCGCGCCGCTGCGCACGGTCATGGAGAGCGCGTACGGACACGGCATCGCGGACGTCTTCCTGATCGCGGGCGCGATGGCTCTGATCGCCTTCCTCGTCACGCTGTTCATCAAGGAGGTTCCGCTGCGTACGTCGGGTGCGCTGGCGCAGGCCGCCGAGGCGCAGCCGGATGTCACGGCCGTCGCCGAGGCCGCCCCGGCCGCGGCCCTCTCCACCGAGGCCGACGAGCGCGTCCCGAGCTGGGCGGTCGCGGACACCGGAACCGACAACGGAACCGGCGCCGGGTCAGGGGCCGGGCCCGAGGGCACCCAGCGGCTCGCGGCCGTCGCCACCGTGGCGGCCGGGGCCGGCGGCGCCTCCGGCCCCGGCCCGGGCGGGGTCGCGGTGCGCGGATACGTCCGCGGTGCCGAGAGCGCGCCCGTCCCCCGGGCCGCCGTCACGCTGATCTCCCTCGCGGGCCGTCAGCTGGGCCGCTCGGTCGCGCAGGCCGACGGCTCCTACGCGGTGGACGCGCCCGGCACGGGTTCGTTCGTGCTGATCGCCTCCGCGGACGGGTTCCAGCCGCAGGCCTCGACGATCGTCGTGAACGGTGAGCCGCTCGCGTACGACATCCTGCTGAGCGGGACGAGCGGGCTGTCGGGCACGGTGAAGGCCGCCGAGGGCGGGAAGCCGGTCGTGGGCGCGATGGTCATCGTGACCGATGTGCGCGGTGACGTGCTGGCCACCGGGACCACCGGTGAGCAGGGCGAGTTCGCCTTCGCCGAGCTGGTGCCGGGCGCCGTGACCGTCGCGGTGAACGCCGCCGGGCACCGGCCGCGGGCCCTGCCCGTCGAGGTCGGCGGCACCGGGGTCACCCGGATCGAGGTCGCGCTCACCGCGGGCGCGCAGCTCCAGGGCGTCGTGCGGGCACCCGGCGGACCGCTGGGCGACGCCCGGGTCACGCTCGTCGACGCGGCGGGCAACGTGGTCGGCACCGCCACCACCGGGGCCGACGGGGCGTACGCCTTCGCCGACCTGGACAGCGGCGAGTACACGGTCATCGCGACCGGCTACCCGCCGGTGGCCACGGCACTGACCGTGAACGGCGGCGGCGTGGACGGCCACGACATCGAACTCGCCCACCCCGGCGAGTAG
- a CDS encoding YceI family protein, with protein sequence MGLTARIRTRDGWAVSHAVVTVTDGTGTQVVRAEADDEGGVRDATELAPGAYTVIVTAVGYAPAASSAIVTASGRAAIGTVTLARQGGTELPPPGPWTVDPAHSSVGAVAQHLGISSVHGRFTEFAGSIDIAPDEVAKSRVEAVISAASIDTGNAMRDGHLKSPDFLDVERHPQITYVSTGLSPATGTDRWTVHGELTMHGVVRPVDLDLAYLGTGADPWGGTRAAFRATTELRREDFAMNYNQVLQAGIAAIGTTLKVELDIQAVQGGTLPSL encoded by the coding sequence ATGGGACTGACCGCGCGGATCCGTACGCGGGACGGCTGGGCCGTGTCGCACGCGGTCGTCACGGTGACCGACGGGACGGGCACCCAGGTGGTGCGCGCCGAGGCGGACGACGAGGGCGGCGTACGGGATGCGACGGAGCTCGCGCCCGGGGCGTACACCGTGATCGTCACGGCCGTCGGGTACGCGCCCGCCGCGTCCAGCGCGATCGTGACGGCGAGCGGCCGGGCCGCGATCGGCACCGTCACCCTCGCCCGGCAGGGCGGCACGGAACTGCCGCCGCCCGGCCCCTGGACCGTCGACCCGGCCCACTCCTCCGTGGGCGCCGTCGCCCAGCACCTGGGCATCTCCAGCGTGCACGGGCGGTTCACGGAGTTCGCGGGCTCGATCGACATCGCGCCCGACGAGGTGGCCAAGTCCCGGGTGGAGGCGGTGATCTCCGCGGCCTCCATCGACACGGGCAACGCCATGCGCGACGGCCATCTGAAGTCCCCGGACTTCCTCGACGTCGAGCGCCATCCGCAGATCACGTACGTCTCGACGGGCCTGAGCCCGGCCACCGGCACCGACCGCTGGACGGTCCACGGCGAGCTGACCATGCACGGGGTCGTGCGGCCGGTCGACCTGGACCTGGCCTACCTGGGCACGGGCGCCGACCCCTGGGGCGGGACGCGCGCGGCCTTCCGCGCCACCACCGAGCTGCGCCGCGAGGACTTCGCGATGAACTACAACCAGGTGCTCCAGGCGGGCATCGCGGCGATCGGTACGACACTGAAGGTGGAGCTGGACATCCAGGCGGTGCAGGGCGGGACGCTACCGTCGCTGTGA
- a CDS encoding GAF and ANTAR domain-containing protein — protein MRLSADPADPADPADPADHDHHADPAHLNERQPRATAPESATLHQALAGTGGLDTLLRDLTDRAVLAVAGAEACSITVRRDGRLLTVAGTGGLPSGLDQRQYENGDGPCVRAADSDAEQHAPDLSEEDRWPTYAAYALSKGVRSVLAVPLAVDGETDAALNLYATTEGAFHGSREAARAFAANASDAVNAALRIERERASAGDVRTALLSRSVIDQAIGILMAQERCTAQTALDTLRRVSQDANIKLRDLCGDLVARTTDGAPGRASQRR, from the coding sequence ATGAGACTCTCAGCCGATCCCGCCGATCCCGCCGATCCCGCCGATCCCGCCGATCACGACCATCACGCTGATCCCGCCCATCTCAACGAGCGGCAGCCGCGTGCCACAGCCCCGGAGTCCGCCACGCTGCACCAGGCGCTGGCCGGCACCGGCGGCCTCGACACACTGCTGCGCGATCTCACGGATCGTGCGGTGCTCGCCGTGGCGGGCGCCGAGGCGTGCAGCATCACCGTGCGGCGCGACGGGCGGCTGCTGACGGTGGCGGGCACGGGCGGCCTGCCCAGCGGGCTCGACCAGCGCCAGTACGAGAACGGCGACGGGCCCTGCGTCCGGGCGGCGGACTCGGACGCGGAGCAGCACGCGCCCGACCTGTCCGAGGAGGACCGCTGGCCCACGTACGCCGCGTACGCGCTCTCCAAGGGGGTCCGTTCGGTGCTGGCCGTGCCGCTCGCGGTCGACGGCGAGACCGATGCCGCCCTCAACCTCTACGCCACGACGGAGGGTGCCTTCCACGGGAGCCGCGAGGCGGCCAGGGCCTTCGCGGCGAACGCCTCGGACGCCGTCAACGCCGCCCTGCGCATCGAGCGCGAGCGGGCGTCGGCCGGGGACGTCCGCACGGCGCTGCTCTCGCGCAGCGTGATCGACCAGGCGATCGGCATCCTCATGGCCCAGGAGCGCTGCACCGCCCAGACGGCACTCGACACCCTGCGCCGCGTCTCCCAGGACGCGAACATCAAACTCCGCGACCTGTGCGGCGACTTGGTGGCCCGCACGACGGACGGAGCGCCGGGCCGGGCGTCACAGCGACGGTAG
- a CDS encoding GAF and ANTAR domain-containing protein has protein sequence MPKRFVVAASDFSELPRFPGGLELAETLTVAAQQLHEPSSPRSTLRTAVRLAVHILPGAEHAGISVIERKAHRQTLAWTDEIVRSAEALASGEDHQHWTRLWTSPVARIEDSASGDDDGEPALSDLGLRSVLSLRLRAERQRLTVLTAYATKPRAFDDSATRIGRLFTAHVSIAFDSATAREQLTEAMRTRDLIGQATGILMERLDIDAAEAFDSLVRTSQRENVKLRDLARRIVDARSSE, from the coding sequence ATGCCGAAGAGGTTCGTGGTGGCTGCGTCTGATTTTTCCGAATTGCCCCGTTTTCCGGGGGGTCTTGAGCTGGCCGAGACACTGACGGTCGCGGCTCAGCAGCTGCACGAGCCATCCAGTCCCCGCAGCACCCTGCGCACCGCCGTCCGGCTCGCCGTACACATCCTCCCCGGCGCCGAACACGCCGGTATCTCCGTCATCGAGCGCAAGGCCCACCGCCAGACCCTCGCCTGGACCGACGAGATCGTCCGCTCCGCCGAGGCACTGGCCTCGGGCGAGGACCATCAGCACTGGACCCGGCTGTGGACCTCCCCGGTCGCCCGTATCGAGGACAGCGCGTCCGGCGACGACGACGGCGAACCCGCCCTCTCCGACCTCGGACTGCGCTCGGTCCTCTCGCTCCGGCTGCGCGCCGAACGCCAGCGGCTCACCGTCCTCACGGCGTACGCGACCAAGCCGCGGGCCTTCGACGACTCGGCGACCCGGATCGGACGGCTGTTCACCGCGCACGTCAGCATCGCGTTCGACTCGGCGACCGCCCGCGAACAGCTCACCGAGGCCATGCGCACCCGGGACCTGATCGGCCAGGCCACCGGCATCCTCATGGAACGCCTCGACATCGACGCGGCGGAGGCCTTCGACAGCCTCGTACGGACCTCCCAGCGGGAGAACGTCAAGCTCCGTGACCTGGCCAGACGGATCGTCGACGCCAGGAGCAGCGAGTGA
- a CDS encoding STAS domain-containing protein: MTFFPNPYDLPECTLLGFPSEIDLSNADVVLVGALDVVDARRDRLRLLVLDLTRTHFMDSQGVRVVAGVRGRLPRPVQLRVAARADGVANRVLELTGMRRDVPVYDNLAEAIES; the protein is encoded by the coding sequence ATGACCTTCTTCCCGAACCCCTATGACCTGCCTGAATGCACCCTGCTCGGGTTTCCCTCGGAGATCGACCTGAGCAACGCCGATGTCGTCCTCGTCGGTGCCCTGGACGTCGTGGACGCCAGGAGGGACCGGCTGCGGCTGCTGGTCCTGGATCTCACGCGTACGCACTTCATGGACTCCCAGGGCGTCCGTGTGGTCGCCGGTGTCCGCGGACGGCTGCCCCGGCCCGTCCAACTGCGCGTGGCGGCACGGGCGGACGGGGTGGCCAACCGTGTCCTGGAGCTGACGGGAATGCGCCGTGACGTGCCGGTGTACGACAACCTCGCGGAGGCGATCGAGTCCTAG
- a CDS encoding PPOX class F420-dependent oxidoreductase, with translation MASNIATNTSVSLDDLLDFVRPRHRAILLTRRSDGGPQGSPLTCGVDDSGRVVVSTYPERAKTRNAKRDDRVSLIVLSDEWNGPWVQIDGTAEVIDSPDSVEPLVEYYRNIAGEHPDWNEYREAMLKQAKSIIRITPEKWGPVATGGFPARLAPQE, from the coding sequence ATGGCATCGAACATCGCGACGAACACCTCTGTCTCCCTCGACGATCTGCTGGACTTCGTACGCCCCCGCCACCGCGCCATCCTGCTGACGCGCAGGTCGGACGGCGGTCCCCAGGGTTCCCCGCTGACCTGCGGAGTGGACGACTCGGGCCGCGTCGTCGTCTCGACCTACCCGGAGCGCGCCAAGACCCGCAACGCCAAGCGGGACGACCGCGTCAGCCTCATCGTCCTGAGCGACGAGTGGAACGGCCCCTGGGTCCAGATCGACGGCACGGCCGAGGTGATCGACTCCCCCGACTCCGTCGAGCCCCTCGTCGAGTACTACCGCAACATCGCAGGCGAACACCCCGACTGGAACGAATACCGAGAGGCCATGCTCAAGCAGGCCAAGTCCATCATCAGGATCACCCCGGAGAAGTGGGGCCCGGTGGCAACGGGCGGCTTCCCGGCAAGGCTGGCCCCACAGGAGTAA
- a CDS encoding TetR/AcrR family transcriptional regulator, whose product MVRAADRAKRPARTSVWLEGKAPRGGGARGGQPSSLDRDRITEVTVRLLDSEGLAKFSMRRLAAELNVTAMSVYWYVDTKDDLLELALDAVFGELELPDPESGEDWRDQLRALAVGYRALLVRHPWVSPLAGTFLNIGPRSVAFSRTVQQVIRRTGLPTHRLTGAISAVFQFVYGFGTIEGHFTLRSADAGLSPDEYFQQALSTIRQAPELDDVLEESKEIMRARGGNTVEEMYERDFHFALDLVITGIESVVRGEGRGV is encoded by the coding sequence ATGGTGAGGGCAGCCGACCGGGCCAAGCGTCCGGCGCGGACCAGCGTCTGGCTGGAGGGCAAGGCCCCGCGGGGCGGCGGTGCCCGGGGCGGGCAGCCGTCGTCGCTCGACCGGGACCGGATCACCGAGGTCACGGTACGACTGCTCGACTCGGAGGGGCTGGCCAAGTTCTCCATGCGCCGGCTGGCCGCCGAGCTGAACGTGACCGCGATGTCCGTCTACTGGTACGTGGACACCAAGGACGATCTTCTCGAGCTCGCCCTCGACGCGGTGTTCGGTGAACTGGAGCTGCCGGACCCGGAGTCGGGCGAGGACTGGCGGGACCAGCTCCGGGCACTGGCTGTCGGGTACCGGGCGCTGCTCGTCCGGCACCCCTGGGTGTCGCCGCTCGCCGGGACGTTCCTCAACATCGGGCCCAGGTCGGTCGCGTTCTCGCGCACCGTGCAGCAGGTGATCCGCAGGACCGGGCTGCCCACGCACCGGCTGACCGGGGCCATCTCCGCGGTCTTCCAGTTCGTGTACGGATTCGGCACGATCGAGGGGCATTTCACGTTGCGGTCCGCCGATGCGGGGCTGAGTCCTGACGAGTACTTCCAGCAGGCCCTGAGCACGATTCGGCAGGCTCCTGAACTCGACGATGTTCTCGAGGAGTCCAAGGAGATCATGCGGGCTCGTGGGGGCAACACGGTGGAGGAGATGTACGAGCGGGACTTTCACTTTGCGCTCGATCTGGTGATCACGGGGATCGAGTCGGTGGTGCGGGGGGAAGGGCGGGGGGTGTGA
- a CDS encoding MFS transporter has protein sequence MPISQGESPSQGLGQSQGHPQRWLILGVILLATLTVLLDNTVLNVAIPSLTAELDASTADIQWMINAYSLVQSGLLLTAGSAADRYGRKKMLATGLVLFGVGSLTAGLAQSATQLIAARAGMGVGGALLMTTTLAVVVQIFDDTERVKAIGLWSTVNSLGFAAGPLLGGVMLEHFWWGAIFLINIPVAALALVAVLKLVPESKNPQGDRPDLLGAVLSTIGMTAVVYAIISGPEHGWTSFQVLGSGAVGLAVLAAFVRWELSIEHPMLDMHFFRNQRFIGAVAGAILVAFGMGGSLFLLTQHLQFVLGYEPLEAGLRTAPMALSVVALNLTGVGARIVTKLGTPATIALGMTMLSAGLAAIALLSGGTGGGYGGMLLGLVVMGAGIAVAMPAMANAIMSAIPPEKAGVGAGVNGTLNEFGLGLGVAVLGAVLNSRFAALVSVAAASLPAALASAESADERARITDAFASGLETSQLVGAVAVLLGGLLAAALLRRAERADSAVTIAA, from the coding sequence ATGCCAATTTCGCAGGGCGAAAGCCCAAGCCAAGGCCTGGGTCAAAGCCAAGGCCATCCCCAGCGCTGGCTGATCCTCGGTGTGATCCTGCTGGCCACGCTCACCGTGCTGCTCGACAACACCGTCCTCAACGTCGCGATCCCCTCCCTCACGGCGGAGTTGGACGCGTCCACGGCGGACATCCAGTGGATGATCAACGCGTACTCGCTGGTCCAGTCGGGCCTGCTGCTCACCGCCGGCAGCGCGGCCGACCGCTACGGCCGCAAGAAGATGCTCGCCACCGGCCTGGTCCTCTTCGGCGTCGGCTCGCTCACCGCGGGGCTCGCCCAGAGCGCGACCCAACTCATCGCGGCCCGCGCCGGCATGGGCGTCGGCGGCGCGCTCCTGATGACCACGACCCTCGCCGTCGTCGTACAGATCTTCGACGACACCGAGCGGGTCAAGGCGATCGGCCTCTGGTCGACGGTCAACTCGCTCGGCTTCGCGGCGGGCCCGCTGCTCGGCGGCGTCATGCTCGAACACTTCTGGTGGGGCGCGATCTTCCTGATCAACATCCCCGTGGCCGCCCTCGCCCTGGTTGCCGTGCTCAAGCTGGTCCCCGAGTCCAAGAACCCCCAGGGCGACCGCCCGGACCTCCTCGGCGCGGTGCTCTCCACGATCGGTATGACCGCGGTCGTCTACGCGATCATCTCGGGCCCCGAGCACGGCTGGACGTCGTTCCAGGTCCTGGGGTCGGGCGCGGTCGGCCTCGCCGTCCTCGCTGCCTTCGTCCGCTGGGAGCTGAGCATTGAGCACCCCATGCTGGACATGCACTTCTTCCGCAACCAGCGCTTCATCGGTGCCGTCGCCGGCGCGATCCTGGTCGCCTTCGGCATGGGCGGTTCCCTCTTCCTGCTCACCCAGCACCTCCAGTTCGTGCTCGGATACGAGCCGTTGGAGGCGGGTCTTCGTACGGCTCCGATGGCCCTGTCCGTCGTGGCGCTCAACCTCACCGGCGTGGGCGCCCGGATCGTCACCAAGCTGGGCACCCCGGCCACCATCGCCCTCGGAATGACGATGCTGTCGGCGGGCCTGGCCGCGATTGCCCTGCTCAGCGGCGGCACGGGCGGCGGTTACGGAGGCATGCTGCTGGGACTGGTCGTCATGGGCGCCGGTATCGCGGTCGCCATGCCCGCCATGGCCAACGCCATCATGAGCGCGATTCCCCCGGAGAAGGCGGGCGTCGGCGCGGGCGTCAACGGCACGCTCAACGAATTCGGCCTCGGGCTGGGCGTGGCGGTGCTCGGCGCGGTTCTCAACTCCCGCTTCGCCGCGCTGGTCTCGGTCGCGGCGGCCTCGTTGCCGGCGGCGCTGGCCTCCGCTGAGTCGGCGGACGAGCGAGCCCGGATCACGGACGCGTTCGCCTCGGGTCTGGAGACGAGTCAACTGGTCGGCGCGGTCGCCGTGCTGCTCGGTGGACTGCTGGCCGCGGCGTTGCTCCGGAGAGCGGAACGGGCAGACTCCGCGGTGACGATTGCGGCGTAG
- a CDS encoding mannosyltransferase YkcB-related protein, whose product MTTTQPDTSYQGGAGPSGGASPDWGPPGPTGATAVQEPVVAPPAAPEDGSPKQPFVRRLWRGRPEDHRWTRPAFLGTLLLIGALYTWNLTASGYANSFYSAAVQAGSQSWKAFFFGSLDSANAITVDKPPASLWPMALSVRLFGLNSFAILFPQVLMAVATAGVLYGALRRRFSAAAGFIAMAVFALTPVAALMFRFNNPDAALALLMAVTVYCVLRAMEKAQTKWLVWAGAAVGLAFLVKTLQAFLILPPLALIYVVFAPTNLRKRIGQVLLAGLSMIVAGGWWVAIVELWPASSRPYIGGSQNNSFLELTFGYNGLGRINGEETGSVGGGGGGGWGETGWDRMFSSSIGGQISWLIPAALIVLAAGIALTWKAKRTDTARAAFLAWGGSLLITMVIFSFMQGIFHEYYTVALAPYVAAVIGMGASVLWEERGRMWVSLPMAAGVTATAVWGYVLLNRSSDYLPWLKWLVLVGGLVAALGLVFVSRLGRRLALGVVGLSFVAALAGPTAYTLTTLNEGHTGSIVTAGPAVSGGRGGPGGGGGGMGGGPGGGGMPGQNQQGGTGQNQQGGGMGQPPTGGMPGGGQNGQNGQGQQNGNGQTGNGQTGQNGQTQRGGGTGDGGGMGGGGGMGGLLNGATVSSEAKALLEKNSGDYTWVAAAIGAQNAASYQLSTGDPVMAIGGFNGSDPSPTLAQFKKYVEDGKIHYFISSGSMGGGGGGSSSGTGTQISEWVQENFKEVTVGSSTFYDLTQPTS is encoded by the coding sequence GGACCACCGCTGGACGCGTCCCGCGTTCCTCGGCACGCTGCTGCTGATCGGCGCGCTCTACACCTGGAACCTCACGGCCTCCGGGTACGCCAACTCCTTCTACTCCGCGGCCGTCCAGGCCGGCAGCCAGTCCTGGAAGGCCTTCTTCTTCGGCTCGCTCGACTCGGCCAACGCCATCACCGTCGACAAGCCCCCGGCCTCCCTGTGGCCGATGGCGCTGTCGGTGCGGCTGTTCGGTCTGAACTCCTTCGCGATCCTGTTCCCGCAGGTCCTCATGGCCGTCGCCACGGCCGGAGTGCTGTACGGGGCCCTGCGCCGCCGGTTCAGTGCCGCGGCCGGCTTCATCGCGATGGCGGTCTTCGCGCTCACGCCCGTCGCCGCACTGATGTTCCGCTTCAACAACCCGGACGCGGCCCTCGCGCTCCTGATGGCCGTCACGGTCTACTGCGTGCTGCGCGCCATGGAGAAGGCCCAGACGAAGTGGCTGGTGTGGGCGGGTGCGGCCGTCGGTCTCGCCTTCCTGGTGAAGACCCTCCAGGCCTTCCTGATCCTGCCTCCGCTGGCCCTGATCTACGTGGTCTTCGCGCCGACGAACCTGCGCAAGCGCATCGGGCAGGTGCTCCTCGCGGGCCTGTCGATGATCGTCGCGGGCGGCTGGTGGGTGGCCATAGTGGAACTGTGGCCCGCGTCCTCCCGCCCGTACATCGGCGGCTCGCAGAACAACTCCTTCCTTGAACTGACCTTCGGATACAACGGACTCGGCCGTATCAACGGCGAGGAGACCGGCAGTGTCGGAGGCGGCGGCGGTGGCGGCTGGGGCGAGACCGGCTGGGACCGGATGTTCAGCTCCTCCATCGGCGGCCAGATCTCCTGGCTGATCCCGGCCGCGCTGATCGTGCTCGCCGCGGGCATCGCCCTCACCTGGAAGGCGAAGCGGACCGACACGGCCCGCGCCGCGTTCCTCGCCTGGGGCGGCTCGCTGCTGATCACCATGGTGATCTTCAGCTTCATGCAGGGCATCTTCCACGAGTACTACACGGTGGCCCTCGCCCCGTACGTCGCCGCCGTGATCGGCATGGGCGCGAGCGTGCTGTGGGAGGAGCGCGGCCGGATGTGGGTCTCGCTCCCCATGGCGGCCGGGGTGACGGCCACCGCGGTCTGGGGGTACGTCCTCCTGAACCGCTCCTCCGACTATCTGCCCTGGCTCAAGTGGCTGGTCCTGGTGGGCGGCCTGGTCGCCGCGCTCGGCCTGGTCTTCGTGTCCCGGCTCGGGCGCCGGCTGGCCCTCGGGGTCGTCGGGCTGAGCTTCGTCGCGGCCCTCGCGGGTCCGACGGCGTACACCCTCACCACGCTGAACGAGGGCCACACCGGTTCGATCGTGACGGCGGGTCCGGCGGTCTCGGGCGGTCGTGGCGGCCCGGGCGGCGGCGGTGGCGGCATGGGCGGCGGCCCCGGTGGCGGCGGTATGCCGGGCCAGAACCAGCAGGGCGGCACCGGTCAGAACCAGCAGGGCGGCGGCATGGGCCAGCCCCCGACCGGCGGAATGCCGGGCGGCGGCCAGAACGGTCAGAACGGCCAGGGCCAGCAGAACGGCAACGGCCAGACCGGCAACGGTCAGACGGGCCAGAACGGCCAGACCCAGCGCGGTGGCGGCACGGGCGACGGCGGCGGAATGGGCGGCGGTGGCGGTATGGGCGGTCTGCTCAACGGCGCGACCGTCAGCTCCGAGGCCAAGGCCCTGCTGGAGAAGAACTCCGGCGACTACACCTGGGTCGCGGCGGCCATCGGCGCCCAGAACGCCGCGAGTTACCAGCTCTCCACCGGTGACCCGGTCATGGCGATCGGCGGCTTCAACGGCAGCGACCCGTCGCCGACGCTGGCCCAGTTCAAGAAGTACGTGGAGGACGGGAAGATCCACTACTTCATCTCCTCCGGCTCCATGGGCGGCGGTGGCGGTGGCAGCAGCTCCGGCACCGGGACCCAGATCAGCGAGTGGGTGCAGGAGAACTTCAAGGAGGTGACGGTGGGTTCGTCCACCTTCTACGACCTGACACAGCCGACGAGCTAG